One Elephas maximus indicus isolate mEleMax1 chromosome 16, mEleMax1 primary haplotype, whole genome shotgun sequence DNA window includes the following coding sequences:
- the UBE2D1 gene encoding ubiquitin-conjugating enzyme E2 D1, producing MALKRIQKELSDLQRDPPAHCSAGPVGDDLFHWQATIMGPPDSAYQGGVFFLTVHFPTDYPFKPPKIAFTTKIYHPNINSNGSICLDILRSQWSPALTVSKVLLSICSLLCDPNPDDPLVPDIAQIYKSDKEKYNRHAREWTQKYAM from the exons GAATTAAGTGACCTGCAACGTGATCCACCTGCGCACTGTTCAGCCGGACCTGTGGGAGATGACC TGTTCCACTGGCAAGCAACTATTATGGGGCCT CCTGATAGCGCATATCAAGGTGGAGTCTTCTTTCTCACTGTACACTTTCCGACAGACTACCCTTTTAAACCACCAAAg aTTGCTTTCACAACAAAAATTTACCATCCAAACATAAACAGTAATGGAAGTATTTGTCTTGATATCCTGAGGTCACAGTGGTCACCAGCTCTGACTGTATCAAAAG TTTTATTATCCATATGTTCTCTACTTTGTGATCCTAATCCAGATGACCCTTTAGTACCAGATATTGCCCAAATCTATAAATCAGACAAAGAAAA ATACAACAGACATGCAAGAGAATGGACTCAGAAATATGCAATGTAA